Proteins encoded together in one Triticum dicoccoides isolate Atlit2015 ecotype Zavitan chromosome 7B, WEW_v2.0, whole genome shotgun sequence window:
- the LOC119341955 gene encoding F-box protein At5g07610-like, which produces MADGSKDVSRRRNPADKLTEDLLVEILSRLPYKSLCRFKCVSKRWRGIISHPDHRKALPQHHLHDLAGFLYSSRSPDYLLIRNFTHVSTGGRPPMDPSLPFLPNCDRFNLLDSCNGLLLCSRFETADSRAFDYVLCNPATEKWLALPLPRFFSKWQTARLGFDPAVSSHFHVFQFLEDGADTDDDVDDSDGHVKGVEIYSSKTGAWSHKDSGWGFPARILSLSAFGKGFLHLVTIEPAVVVAVDVEGTTWRVIPMPCNLFGPEIDLAVGFTDLSQGRLYLANIDHRDGHKLLIWVLEDYGSEVWVLKHSVRPFDLFGVKYVHQGIRFHIVAHHPQRNMIFLVFGHDKVLVSYEMDSGKVQFIRDLGNGSMGPYRPYVPLYSEELADWN; this is translated from the coding sequence ATGGCGGACGGCTCCAAAGACGTCAGCAGGCGGCGGAATCCAGCGGACAAGCTCACCGAAGACCTCCTCGTCGAGATTCTGTCGCGCCTGCCGTACAAGTCGCTGTGCCGGTTCAAGTGCGTCTCCAAGCGGTGGCGCGGCATCATCTCCCACCCCGACCACCGCAAGGCGCTGCCGCAGCACCATCTCCATGACCTCGCCGGATTCCTCTACTCGAGCCGCAGCCCTGACTATTTATTGATTCGCAATTTCACCCATGTCTCCACGGGAGGTCGCCCTCCTATGGACCCTTCGCTTCCCTTCCTGCCTAACTGTGACAGGTTCAACCTCCTGGACAGCTGCAACGGCCTACTCCTCTGCAGCCGCTTTGAGACCGCTGATTCGCGGGCATTTGATTACGTATTGTGCAATCCTGCCACAGAGAAATGGCTTGCCTTGCCGTTGCCGCGCTTCTTCAGCAAGTGGCAGACAGCTCGCTTGGGGTTTGACCCGGCTGTCTCCTCGCACTTCCATGTGTTCCAGTTCCTGGAGGATGGGGCTGATACAGACGACGATGTTGACGATAGTGATGGCCACGTCAAAGGGGTTGAGATCTACTCGTCCAAAACCGGCGCCTGGAGTCACAAGGACAGCGGTTGGGGCTTCCCAGCTAGGATATTGAGTTTAAGTGCCTTTGGCAAGGGTTTTCTGCATTTGGTTACCATCGAGCCTGCGGTGGTGGTGGCAGTGGATGTGGAGGGAACTACTTGGAGGGTTATTCCTATGCCATGCAATCTGTTTGGCCCTGAAATAGATCTTGCTGTCGGGTTCACTGATCTGTCTCAAGGGCGTTTGTATTTAGCAAATATTGATCATCGTGATGGTCACAAACTATTGATCTGGGTTCTTGAGGACTACGGCAGTGAAGTGTGGGTCTTGAAGCACAGCGTTAGGCCTTTTGATCTATTTGGAGTCAAGTATGTCCATCAGGGAATCAGGTTTCACATTGTCGCCCACCACCCGCAACGAAACATGATTTTCTTAGTTTTTGGGCATGACAAAGTACTCGTGTCTTATGAAATGGATAGTGGAAAAGTGCAGTTCATCCGCGATCTTGGAAATGGTTCCATGGGACCCTATCGTCCTTATGTTCCCTTGTACTCGGAGGAATTGGCAGATTGGAACTGA